Part of the Natrinema salinisoli genome is shown below.
CAGGAGATCCCAATTGTTGGAGTATTCGCAACTGTGAATGAAAATACCAATCAAGCGGAGGTCAAAATTATCGATAATGGACCAACGATACCGCAAATGGAAATCGACGTGCTCAACGATCAAGAAGAGGCAAGTAATACATATCATGGGTCTGGGCTTGGTTTGTGGGTGATGCAGTGGTGTGTCGGTTCACTTGGTGGCGAACTCATTTTCGAAGAAAATTCTCCTCGTGGGAACGTCGTTCGTATCTTACTCCCGCAAGCCGATCCAAAAGGATCTTCGTGAACTAAATTACCTTCACTCTGGTAACAGGGGACGGGAAGCGGTTGTTCGGCGACGGTGCGATTCCCGCACCCCTCCAACTCCTCGTCGACACTCTTGAACGACATTGGCTTCGGCTGTAATTATAAATCGTCTTGCAACTGGGCAGCGGCCAGCGCCTCGAGGACGCGATCCCGCCACTGCGCGAGGAGTCGACCGCGTCTCGAAGCAGGTGTGTGCCGATCGTTCGGGAGCGTCGTAATCGGAGCGTGATCCTCCTGTCGATCAGTGAGAGGCATTGCTGGCGTTGGCCACAACTTTGGATATATTCCTACGGAGTCCAAAAAACGCCGCCAGGGGGTGACGGCGCTCATGTCCCTACGGCAGTGTGTCAACCATGGTGGTTCTGAGACCGGGCGACAATCTGGCTATTGGCTTCACGTCGGAGCGATCTCAGAGCGGCGAGGTATGGATGTCTCGTGTCGAACAGTCGATGGGTGCTGACTGGCCTTTCCCCCTCGCCATCCGATCATTAGAACACAACTGCAATCAAACTATTGGACGTTTGATAGTAATGGAGATAGAGAGTGACAATATCTGAAAATAATTGACTGTCTCTAATTCCCAGACCCTGTGGAGGCATCCGCCACTCTCTCATCTGCTTTCCGTTTCGATATATTATCGGAAGAATTGGAACTGACCCAGCTACCGCTAAGTGGGGTCGTGAACGTTCTCTTTGTATGCGAGACCAGGAGCGCAACCGCCGCGTCGTCAGATATGAGCTGGGGAGGCGACTGCTCGAACTCCGTGGAGGCGACGTTGAGGCGATGGTCGAGCAGTTAGCGCGAGGGTTCGTCGATGGAGATCTCGTCGCCCTTCGCGATCAGGGTCAGGAGGCGCTGGTCTACGATCGAGTCCGAACATCGATTGTTGACGGTCGGTTGGACGTCTTCGGCATCTCTCGCGGTGGATCAGTATCGCGGCAGGAGACAGGGATCTGGCGCGGCGATGATCTTGAAGGCTGGCTCGAGGTACATCGTGGTGAACTGGACTGGGTGCATCACGAATGGCGGTAAAGTCCTGATAGAATTGTCAGTGCAAGACTAGTAAGTCTTAGATTCACCGGCGAATTGGTGTGTCTACCGTCTTGGCGGGTCCTATTTCAAATTCGGCAATAGATTTCCGTTTATCGTCAGCTCTGAGTGCATCGACCGCTTCATAGGGATCAATATCATACTTTGCAAGGCGGCTGACCGCGAGTTGCCAGGATCGCGCAGCCAGACGTGGACTATCACTCTGCCATCGGTATGAAAATTCGGCTAAGGCGACGGCAGTGAGGAGATCATCGCGATGCTGGTCAGTGAACATTATCTCTGACTATTTGTATGAATAGTGATAAAGTCATGGTACTGTACAGAAACGCTGACAGGGGGTGCCAGCGTTGGTTCCCCCTGTCAATGGGTGTTTGACTGGGGGTGGTGGTCCGGAATCGAGTGACAATATGGCAATTGGCCTCGGTGGACCAATTCGAGGTGGCGAGTTCTGGTGATGTCTCGGAGTGGATCAGATAGAATAGATCTCACTGTTTTAGTTTAGATGAGTGTTTGTAGACTCACGTATCAATAATCACGTTGCCATTCTTAACCGTCACCTTGTATCCGCAATAGGTGAAATGAATCGTCGCGTGCGATGTTGCGACCCTCTCGAGTGCATCGGTATCGATCGAGTCGTGTAATGGCGGAAGTTCTGTGTAATCACAGTTCTCCAAGTCAGATACTTCTTTAATAATCTCGTGTATTACTGAGTTTTCACGTATTTGACTGCCGCCTTGCCCCATATTTGATCCATAGTATGGTCCTATATAAACCTGTGTGACATGATGTCATTCCCGCCACCTAATGTATAAAATTAATTAATCGAATCTTTTGACTGTCTGATACAATTCCTCGATGCGTGGATCGCCACAGTATCGGACTTCGAGATTGTGCGTATCATACTCTAAAACGCCAGCATCAGTGAGCTTCGGGAGATGGACATGGTGCACCGTGGCCGAAACAGAATCGTGACCTGGTCGCTCCCCCGTTGCAGCTGCTTCCTCGTCGATGATCTCGGTGACGAGTTCATCAATCGATGCACGGTCCCGATTTGAGTCACAAAAGAACCTCAGAAGTACACGCCGCTGTCGATTTGCCAGTAGCTCAAGGCACGTGTCAACGGAAAGCTCGTCGCTATCAGGCCCACTATCCATAGTTGAAATCGTGTTACTACATAGCACAGGTATTGTTGTAGTGTTTGGGGTTGGCGCATATGACGTTTTATTCCGTCTAATAGCCTGTTAGCCCCGCCAGGAGGCTGAAAAGGAGATACTGAAAAAGAGCTCCAAAGATGAGTGAACCAATCGCAAGCGGAATGAGCAACAGAGACCTGCTCATTGATCGATTTGCGGGAGCGTGTACGATTCCCTTTTCGTCGACAGTACCGATCGACTCGAGAAGAAGCCATCCTGCAACGAAGAGTCCTATTGGGGGAACAGTGAGTAGAAGAAGTCCTGTTGTAATCCATACCCAAGTTCCGACATCGTCAGTGGACAGTACATAATTACGAAAAAGATCTGTATTGCGGTTCAGGCGATTTGGTTCTCCGTCAGTACTATCAGTAGAGCCTAGCCCATCGTCGCTACAAGATTCAGTAGAAACGGATGGATCTGAACCATCCTCCCGGAAATTCCCCATGGTTATGAACTTGTTGTATGTACTAAAAAGTTTTCGCCTAACGGACCTCTAATCCTCATTTTGATCGGTGGCATCAGTGAGCACGAGAAACTACCTACAGAATTTGGTACTACCCACTCAACAGTTGGTGCTGGCGTATCCCTGCACAGGAGTCTACCGGACAATAGTGTTGGTCCTATCTGGCCCCTCCTACCAGAAGCTCCTGCACTTCATAATCAGATGTGTCAATAGGGCCACCGAAGGCGACCCCACCGGGTCGTTTAATTTTTTGCCTCAAGCCGTTTTAGAATTGGCCTTGGCTGTGCCGACATCGTCACTATCCGCGATCGGGGTCAGGAGGCGCTGGTCAATGATCCAGTCCGAACATCGATCTTTGAGGGTCGGTTGGACATCTTCCGAATCCATCGCGATGGATCAGTATCGCGGCAGCAGACTGGTGTCTGGCACGGCGATGATCTCGAAGGCCGGCTCGAGGCACATCGTGGTGACTTGGATTGGTTGCATCACGAGTGGCTATCAGTTTGGAGTATCTAGGGCGTCTGCTCAGGGACGATGCCAGCGCCCTGGAGAAGTGGGCGAAACAGAAAGTGAAAGAGCACTGGATCGACCAAGGGAAGTCCAAAGAAGAAGCCGAAGAGAAAGCTACCCGATGGGAGAACAACTACGGAGAAGCTTGGGATGCAAATTCGAGTGACAAAACGGTGTAGGTTGATCCCTCCAAAATGCTACTCGTCCAGCATCACGTCTTTCGCCTTCTGAATTTGGAGATGCTCCTCTCGATCGGGATAGTCGCTGTCGGGGTGAACATCTGCCGACTTCCGACGGGTGGCCGTGGTGACGATGTCGGGTTCAATCTAACCGAGACGGTCGATCTCGAGGAGTTGCCCGTCGGTCGCCCACTCCGAGCCCGCGAGAGATACGACTCGCCGGAGAAGATCGTGCTCAAACTGAGCAGTGCCCAGCGCCTCGAGGATGTGATTCGGGCACTGAGCGAGTAGGTCAGCCGCGTCTCGCGGCAGGTGTGACCCCATCTTCAGATATTCGTGACCGGACCTCGAGGAACGCCCGATTGGGTGTGATACAAAAGGCCAAGGGGACGATTCTGGCTGACTGATAATCGGAGGCGCATTGATAACCTTCGAGGCGAACATATTCACTGTCGTGCTCCCCGGCGCGACACAGATCCAATCAGCTCCCCAACCGAGGCATCCGCCTATCACGCCCGACGGCCATCACCGTGGCCCATCCGGGCAATTTTGAGACCACAACCTGTCCTTGAGTGATAGCTATCCCATTTCGAGTGCATCGACGGCCTCCGCGGAACCGACGTCGTGATTAATGAGGTGGTTGGCGGCCAGCTGCTACGCCTATTCGGCGAGCTCGGGATCAGCGGTTTCGTAGTGGACGCTGAACTCGGACAGTGCGACGGCGATTAGTAGGTCCTCCTGTCGATTGGTGAGCATCAACAGTGTTCGCCGCGGCTTCGCATACAAACTGCGTAGTCGAGAAAACGCCAGCAGGGGGCGCTGGCGTTAATCGCCTCTGACAATGGGTGTCAATCGTGGTGGTGGTTCTGAGATCGAGTGATAATATGGCTATTGCTTCACGCAGAGCGATCTCAGAGCAGCGAGGTTGTATGTCCTGTGTCGAACAGCTGTGGGTGCCGACTGGTCTTCCCCCCTCGCCATTTGAAGCTTAGGAGACTTTCATCATCAACCTATCGGCCGTTTTCAGCCGTTTAATACCAGTAGGAACAGCGTTTAGTTTCTTTTCGGGCGAAACAATATGGGACAACTCAAGAATTGAAATGGAGCAAACCTTCAAATCTCATGCGGACGTAGTGATTGATGTCCGGGCCGATAACTCACATCCATGAGGTTATCTCCTCAACCCTCTCATCTTCCCGGACAATTTCACTTCCTGGCTTAGTCAGTGGTCTTCAGCTATGGAACTGGCATACTATACGGGCAGAGGTCACAGTCCTACGAGGAGGACATCCTCGAGATGAAGCGACTACTATGTGTCTGTCTCAGTTGATTCGTTTTTTGGTATTGTTATTTGAACGACGTTTCCACGAGGCGCATTTTCCTCAAAGGTGAGTTTGCCACCGAGAGAGTCGACACACCATTTCATCACCCACAGACCAACGCCTGAACCGTGATACGTACTGTTAACTTTTTCTTCAGATTCTAATACGTCAATCTCGATATCTGGAATAGGCGGCCCATCGTCGGCAATTCGGACGACACCGAGGTCGTTTTTTGAATCATCAATTACTCTCGCTGAGACGGTTGGGTTCTCGCGACCGTTGTGTGTGATCGCGTTATCGAAGGCGTGATCGAGCGCGTACTGAAGGCTTTTGTCGGCTGTGACCCAGACATCAGACGGTGCATCGACTGTTATATCTGCTTCTGGATACTCTTCTATAGACTTCTTGGCAGACTTGCGGACGGAAGTACTCATATTAGTTCGTTGCCGCTTCGTCGCATCAGGTTCGACTATTTGTTCAACTTGGTTCAGCGATTCACTTAGTGTTCCGACTTCAGAGGCGATAGATACGATGGTCTCGACCTCTTCTTCGAGCGCGTCATTTTCAATCGCTGCTTTGACCTGTTCAGCATATCCCGTGAGAATATTCATATCATTTCGGAGATTGTGACGGATAACTCGGTTCAAGAGTCGGAGCAGTTGCTCTCGAGCCCTGTATCTAGTGATGTCGGTTATTTCGGCTATAACATATTTTTCATCATCGATTGTAGTCGAGGTGAGATCGACATTCACCCACCGATATTCTCCGTTGCTGCGTTCTACCTGCCACTCAAAGGATTGTGTGTTCCCATTGCTGGCTGCTTGAATTCGTTGGACAGCCTCCTCTTGAGAGAATTTTGTTGAAGGTGCAGTATAGTCTTCAACCGACATTTCCTGCAATTCGTCTGTAGAGTATCCATACAACTCTTCTAACTTCGTATTCCCGTCCAGAACGGCCCCTGTCTCGGGCTCGTGTAGTGTGATACCAGTCTTTAGATCTTGTAATACTGAAGGAAGGGAGACATTCTCATTATCCATGGTTACGTTATATACAAAATTTGGTTACAGGCTCTTAGCTACAATACCAAATAAATTTGGATGTCGTTCTCTAGTACTGTTTGATTAATCTGTTGAGCAGGTGCAAAAGCTCTCATGCGTGGTGATGAGCTCGTCCGGAGCCTCCAACGCGGCATCCATAGAGACCATGCTAGAACACACTATATGCCTGCATATCGTTTTTGTGATAAATAACTCCTATTCCTAATTGAAGCCATCAGATCGCCAGTCATTAATACGGGTGGGTAGAGTCTGACTAACGCACAAGGGGCACGATGGAAATTATGGCGGTCGAAGACTTGAACGTGAAGGGGATGATGGAATCGCCGTCGAACAGCCGCAACACGGCGTCGGCGGCGTGGCGAACGTTCCTCTCGCTACTTGAGTACAAGTGCGAACGCGGTCGTCAGACTGGGTCTGACGGGCAGCAAAATCGCTCGCGATTTTGCGACGGCGTGGAGCATCCTTTCTTGCGGCCTCGAAGATGTAGGAGCGGGACACTCCGAAGCCACGCCTGTGGAGACTACGCTCCCTGTGAATACCTCAGTATCTGTTGAGCGCGTTCGACAGATTACGTCTGGCGGGCTGTCAGACTCGCAGAGTTTGACAACGTCGTGGAAGCAGGAAGGCCTACCCTCACGGAGCGAACGCCGTTAGCCGTGAGCGAGTAGGGTAGTTCACATGAGCCCAGGATCACTAACGTACGTCGCCTGATTGTGTCCCCCAGCTCGGCTACCGACGCCGAAAAGTCGCGATAGCAGGAAACATGGGTTGACTTGGCATACCTTTTTGAAGAATTCTGTAGATTAGAATTTCATGCGGGTAAATGACTCTGGGTACGACTTCGTAATCGTAGGTGCTGGCTCGGCAGGCTGTGCGCTGGCACATCGACTGTCGGCGGATCCGGAGGCAGACGTACTGTTGCTCGAGGCCGGGCGTCCGGACGAGAAAGAGGAGATCCACGTCCCAGCACTGTTTCCGAGCCTGTTCAAGACCGAGTACGACTGGGACTACCACACGGCGCCCCAGTCCGAACTGAACGACCGAGAGATCTACATTCCCCGCGGGAAGATGCTGGGCGGTTCCAGTTCGATCAACGCGATGATCTATATTCGCGGGAACCCACACGACTACGACACCTGGGCTGACCTGGGCAACGAAGGCTGGGGATACGACGAGATGTTGGAGTACTTCAAACACTCTGAGCACTTCGAGCCGGGCGACTCGGAGTACCACGGCCAGGATGGCCCGCTGAACGTTGCCGACCCGGCTGACCCCCATCCCGTCTCGAGCCAGCTCGTCGAGGCGGCAGTCGAGGTGGGCCACGTCCGGAACGACGATTTCAACGGCGAACAGCAACAGGGGGTCGGCCACTACCACGTCACCCAGAAGGACGGCCAGCGGTGTAGTGCAGCGAAGGCGTTCATCACTCCTATTCTCGATCGGGACAACCTGACCGTGGAGACGGGCGCGCAGGTGACGGAGATTCGCTTCGAGGGCGACCGTGCGGTCGGAGTGACCTACGAGCAGGACGGGGCCACTCACGAGGCCGACGCAGCTCAGGAGGTCATCGTCAGCGGTGGCTCGATCAACTCGCCACAGCTCCTCATGCTCTCCGGCGTCGGACCGGCCGATCACCTCGCCGAGCACGGTATCGAGGTGCAGACCGACCTCCCGGGCGTCGGTCGGAACCTCCAGGATCACCTGTTCTCCTTCGTCATCCACGAGCGGAAAGCCGGGCCAGACGAGCCCGCACCGTCCTCGAACATTGGAGAGGCCGGCGGGTTCACCTACGTGGACGACGATACGCCGGCGCCGGACCTCCAATACCACTTCGCGCCGGTGTACTTCATGGACAACGGGCTCGGCAACCCCGACGAGGGCGTGGGCTTCTCCGTGGGCGCGACGCAAGTCCGACCCGAGAGCCGCGGTCGGATCACGCTCGCCTCTGCCGACCCCTTCGAAGACCCGGTGTTGGATCCGAAGTTCCTCACCGAAGATACGGACTGGGAGAAGATGGTCGAGGGAGTCAAACGAGCCCGCGAGATCGCTCGTGCGGACGCGATGGACGAGTACCGCGGGCCGGAAGTTTGGCCGGGTGAGGACGTCACCACCGACGAAGAGATTCGCGAGCACATCCGCGAGACGTCCCACACCGTCTACCACCCCGTCGGAACCTGCAAGATGGGCGACGACGACATGGCCGTAGTGGACGATTCCCTCCGGGTCCACGGTGTCAAAAACTTGCGCGTCGTCGACGCCTCGATCATGCCGACGCTCACCAGCGGGAACACTAACGCCCCGACGATCGCCATCGCCGAGAAGGCCGCCGACATGATTAAATCAGAAGTCGCGGCGCCTGCGGACGACTGAGGGCTCGCGGCCGCCGCGAACCTCGCCATCACCTCAACGGGCACGTTCTGGACGGGCGATGAATTCGATCATTGGCGGCGTGAGTACGAGAAACGCCATAGTTCGCTCCAGCAATGCGGGACACGGTAGGCGCACGAGAATATCAAGTTCGTCGGACAAAACAAAGAAGGGCGGTTCAAATTGATGCACCACCGCTTTAGTGGTGGGCATCTCAAAGACGAAGACTCAGTACGTTTGGGGCGGCCGCTCGAGGATCTCGAAAATCTCCTTCGCGCGGTATTCCTGATTACGCTTTTTGCCCGTAACCTCTTCTAGGACTCCTTCGTCTTCCAGATTGGCAATCGCACGGTACGCAGTCGATCGCTCGATATCGAGCCTCTCCGAGACTGTTTTGGTCGTTACGTAGGGCTGTTCGAAGAGACTGCACGCTAAGCGGTTTTTCGCGTATTGGACGCCGCCGTACTCGTCCTCGTAGCGGCGTCGCAGCTCATCTAGTGCCAGCGTTCGATCGACGGACTCCTTGGCTTGCTGGGCGATTCCCGTAACGAAAAACGACACCCAGTCTTCCCAGTCGCCGTGGGATCGTACAGCCTCCATTCGGTCTACGTACGTGGCTTTGTTCCGATTGAAGTACTCGCTGAGGTAGAGGTTTGGACGCTCAAGCAGGTCGTTATCGTGTAACTGGAGCGTAATAAGAAGACGACCGAGCCGTCCGTTTCCGTCACCATACGGATGGATCGTTTCAAATTGGTAGTGGAAGAGAGCGATGTCTACGAGCGTGTGATAACTACCACCAGTCTGGTAATACGTCACCAACGCGTCCATTAGACCGTCAACTTCGCCTGGTACTGGTGGCAGAAAGTTTCCGAGGTGGTTTGGGATCGCCTTGTAAGCGCCGATCGTATCGGTGTCGACACGGTCGTCCGGAACATCCGTGAGTAGCGTTTCGTGAAGATCATGAAGCAACGATACAGATATCTTTCCGCCGCTGTTGAGTGCTTCAATCCCGTCTTCGACAGCCTGCTCGTAGTTGAGGACTTCCTGTGTGTCTTTTGTACCTGGTTCACTCGTCGGTTCGATCGAATGTTCGTCTTCGCTCTCATCGAGATTGTGCGTTTCGAGACTGTAGAGTGCGTTATAATCGACATCTGCACCTTCGATTTCGGCCGATTCCATCGCTTCTTTCCGAAGGAGCGAAGTGTACAAGACGGGCGGAAAGTCAAGTTCGAGACTGATACCACTGAGTTTGCCAAGCCAAAACGTGGCGTCGGCGAGCAGGTCATAAAAATCCGAATCTAACTTGAGATTGTCCGACGGAGGGAGGGGCTCAGGCCTGTAATACGACTCTCTCCCGTAGGAGATGAGTTCGCCGGGTGCCATTTCTTCGATTTCCATGTCTCTCATGCACGTAATCGCCCTACTCTACTCGAGTAAATGAATCTAACGACCCTAAATGCAAACAACGATCCTCAGGGAGTGGTGTCGTTGTGTAACTATAGGTCGTATGCAACTATAGTCTGATAGTGGCCTGTTCATTCTCACTGACTCTGGTCGATTCAAGATTGCAGTTGTGCGCAGTACCACTGCTTGGGCGCTGCGTGAAACAGTACACCGACAGATTCGCGACTATACTCTTACTACAGTACCGTGTCCGCGAAGCCGGGTTTACCGACCAACATTCCGAAACGGCTTGAAGGTGAAATCGAACGTTATGGTACTTTCTACCTTCTCATTCGAGATTTATTGTCCACAGAGAGTCACTGGTTTTCGAGAGCGTCGAGGATACACGCGGAAGCGATCACAGCCTCTTTCGGAATGTCGCTGGCGTCGTCGATACTGACTGTGTAGGAATCACGCAGTGAAAATTTTCCTTCGATGTCGCCGACATGGTCGCCGTCGGCATCGAATATCTCGTACTTGTTCGGGATGAAGTTCGCAACGGAGACGAGGTGACGAAGTGCGGAGAGAGGCTTGCTCTTCGATTGAATAGTCGCCAACGCCTCCCCCGTGTCGGGGTCTCGAATCGTCCAGTTCTCCACGAACAACGAGTAATCCTCGTCAAGGACGATGACTTCCTCGCCGGTGCCTGCGTCCGTGATGGTGTAGTTCCCTGCAACGTCCATGATACCGCCAGCCTTCACGGTGAACGCGTCCTCGTCGTCACCAGTGACGAACGGGAACTCCTCTTTCATCTTGAACATCTTCTGTTTCCCGCGCAGGACGACCTCGCCAGTGCTGTCACGGACTACGTACTTGTTTCGGATCGCTGACTGCTTGACCTCGTAACGGTTGTCATCGAGGTCAACTGTGGAAATGTTATAGTTGTCTGACGGTGAATCAGATGCGGAGGGCTCAACCATATGTACAGAGTGGATCATATTCCACGAAAAAACTTCTGTTAGCTCTAGTCGAGCACTGGACTGCGATTACTACCTTTATGAATTGAACATCTAGACATCTATATTCAAGGCCCTCTAATATGGATGAATAACTAGGACGGAGTGATATAATACCAAATATTAATTATCTCGTTTAATGACAATCTCACCGTATGGCAGACAGTGACAGTCGTAACAAAATCGCGATGCTAGTCGCACTGCTTGCTGGTGCATTTCTGCTCGCAGCTGCAATCGAGTCGACAGTATTGCTGTCATATATAGCAGTCCTCTTTATCCTCTCCGTATACAGCGTCGGTGCGATAGAAAACAATGGGTCCGAATTGAACGTCCAACCTTACGGAGGCATCATTCTCAGTCTCGGTTTCCTGCTTTTAGCGGGAATGACCGGAATTTGGCTCACGTGGACGCCCGGGACGAGCGCAGATGCGTACACATACACGTTCGGA
Proteins encoded:
- a CDS encoding HalOD1 output domain-containing protein, with product MGQGGSQIRENSVIHEIIKEVSDLENCDYTELPPLHDSIDTDALERVATSHATIHFTYCGYKVTVKNGNVIIDT
- a CDS encoding DUF7344 domain-containing protein, which produces MDSGPDSDELSVDTCLELLANRQRRVLLRFFCDSNRDRASIDELVTEIIDEEAAATGERPGHDSVSATVHHVHLPKLTDAGVLEYDTHNLEVRYCGDPRIEELYQTVKRFD
- a CDS encoding PAS domain-containing sensor histidine kinase — protein: MDNENVSLPSVLQDLKTGITLHEPETGAVLDGNTKLEELYGYSTDELQEMSVEDYTAPSTKFSQEEAVQRIQAASNGNTQSFEWQVERSNGEYRWVNVDLTSTTIDDEKYVIAEITDITRYRAREQLLRLLNRVIRHNLRNDMNILTGYAEQVKAAIENDALEEEVETIVSIASEVGTLSESLNQVEQIVEPDATKRQRTNMSTSVRKSAKKSIEEYPEADITVDAPSDVWVTADKSLQYALDHAFDNAITHNGRENPTVSARVIDDSKNDLGVVRIADDGPPIPDIEIDVLESEEKVNSTYHGSGVGLWVMKWCVDSLGGKLTFEENAPRGNVVQITIPKNESTETDT
- a CDS encoding GMC family oxidoreductase, whose amino-acid sequence is MRVNDSGYDFVIVGAGSAGCALAHRLSADPEADVLLLEAGRPDEKEEIHVPALFPSLFKTEYDWDYHTAPQSELNDREIYIPRGKMLGGSSSINAMIYIRGNPHDYDTWADLGNEGWGYDEMLEYFKHSEHFEPGDSEYHGQDGPLNVADPADPHPVSSQLVEAAVEVGHVRNDDFNGEQQQGVGHYHVTQKDGQRCSAAKAFITPILDRDNLTVETGAQVTEIRFEGDRAVGVTYEQDGATHEADAAQEVIVSGGSINSPQLLMLSGVGPADHLAEHGIEVQTDLPGVGRNLQDHLFSFVIHERKAGPDEPAPSSNIGEAGGFTYVDDDTPAPDLQYHFAPVYFMDNGLGNPDEGVGFSVGATQVRPESRGRITLASADPFEDPVLDPKFLTEDTDWEKMVEGVKRAREIARADAMDEYRGPEVWPGEDVTTDEEIREHIRETSHTVYHPVGTCKMGDDDMAVVDDSLRVHGVKNLRVVDASIMPTLTSGNTNAPTIAIAEKAADMIKSEVAAPADD
- a CDS encoding Fic family protein — translated: MRDMEIEEMAPGELISYGRESYYRPEPLPPSDNLKLDSDFYDLLADATFWLGKLSGISLELDFPPVLYTSLLRKEAMESAEIEGADVDYNALYSLETHNLDESEDEHSIEPTSEPGTKDTQEVLNYEQAVEDGIEALNSGGKISVSLLHDLHETLLTDVPDDRVDTDTIGAYKAIPNHLGNFLPPVPGEVDGLMDALVTYYQTGGSYHTLVDIALFHYQFETIHPYGDGNGRLGRLLITLQLHDNDLLERPNLYLSEYFNRNKATYVDRMEAVRSHGDWEDWVSFFVTGIAQQAKESVDRTLALDELRRRYEDEYGGVQYAKNRLACSLFEQPYVTTKTVSERLDIERSTAYRAIANLEDEGVLEEVTGKKRNQEYRAKEIFEILERPPQTY
- a CDS encoding LURP-one-related/scramblase family protein, with translation MVEPSASDSPSDNYNISTVDLDDNRYEVKQSAIRNKYVVRDSTGEVVLRGKQKMFKMKEEFPFVTGDDEDAFTVKAGGIMDVAGNYTITDAGTGEEVIVLDEDYSLFVENWTIRDPDTGEALATIQSKSKPLSALRHLVSVANFIPNKYEIFDADGDHVGDIEGKFSLRDSYTVSIDDASDIPKEAVIASACILDALENQ